The following is a genomic window from bacterium.
GTTCCTGCACCGCTTCCTCCTCCACGTCGTCCCGGACGGCTTCGTGCGCATCCGCCACTTCGGGCTGTTGGCCAACCGGGGCCGCGCAGCCAAGCTCGCCCGGTGCCGGGCCCTCCTCGCCCTGCCGCCCGCAGCCCCGCCCGCAGCCCCCGAGTCCGCAGCGGCCCTCATCCTGCGGGTGAGTGGGGTGGACCTCACCCGCTGTCCCGTGTGCGCGCAGGGCCGGCTCCACCCCGTCGCCCGCTTCCGGCCGGGGGAGCACCCCGTGCCACCCCTGGACTCCTCGTGAGATGGCTGCCCCGCGGGTGCCGCCGCCCGTTCCGTCTCGCGCTGGCTTGCCGACCGCACCCGCCGCAGGGCGCCGGCGGGCACCTCTCTGCCGGGACGGGCCCGGCGTGCGCTCTGGCCGCCCCGGGCCTTCCCGCGCCCGTGGGCCGGTCGCCCCTCCCCCGCCCCCGGTGGGCCTCCCCCATCGCCCACAACAGGCTTCCCTCCAGGGGGCATCCGGGATAGAATTCCCATAGCCCGTGGGCCCGCGGTTCAGTTCAACCGGTCTTATCCGGCGTGCCCTCGGCTCGCCGGCGTATGCCCCTGCCCGCTGGGGCACGCCGGATAAGACCCTATTCGTTAGGCGTCATTTGTGGTGGAGGAGAGCGATGACATGAGGACTGAAACAACGACTCGTCCCCTGCGCGAACTGGTTCGCGGATTCCACAGTGGAGCGATCCTGCTTCCCCAATTCCAGCGGGACTTCGTCTGGAAGTCGGCCAAGATCCGCAATTTGCTGGACTCCCTGCTCAAGGGATTTCCGATCGGCGGATTCTACTTGTGGAGGCCCGCGGGCGGTACTCGCGACGCGAAGCCCAAAGCGCACGGCAAGCAGCGCATCGCAGCCGAGTTCGTTGGCTACCTAATCGACGGCCAGCAGCGGCTGACGAGCTTGGAAGCGGCATTCGGTTTCTACAGCGGTGAAGACAAGGATGGCGCCGAACTGCGCTGCTACCTCGATCTGAAAGCACCCGAAGTGGAGGGGGCGCGAGACACTCGACTCTTTGCCTCCTACGCGGGCAACAAGTCTGTCGCCCGACGCGTGGAGGGCGGCGATTTAGCGCTCATTGAGGTTTCTCGCTTGTTCGGAGGACCGGACCACGACCTGCGCAAGCAGACGGACGAGACTCTCCGACTGATCCCAGGCTGGAACGCGAAGCGCGTGGCTACGACGCTCGCGCGGTTCGACCGGGCTTGCGAGATGCTCAACCAACAGGTGCCATGCACCACGGTCTACGACGTGGGGGACAAGGAGGCAGTCGAAGTATTCAGCAGGCTAAACAAGGGCGGCAGCGCGCTCAGCCAAGGAGACGTGCGGGCCGCTGAGCTTGCGCGTGGACATGCCGTCGATGTCCTGACGAGCATGCGAGAGTTTGTCACTGGGGAGCGTCCGCAGCGACTTGGGTTCGGCTTCTCATTCGCCTTCCGCGCACTCGTCGTCTTCCACCGAGAGTCCGCACAATTCAGCAAGCTCAAACCCGATTGGATGGACGCGCCCGCGCAGCATGGTCGGTCGTTACGGGAGTCGTGGCGCGCGACCGAACGCGCAATCGACAAGTCGCTCTGCTTTGTCGATGAACGGATGGGGTGGTCGCGTCGCGCCTTGCTGCCGTCCGCGAACGCGGTCATCGTGCTGGCCGCGGCTTTGGACAAGGCGGAGTTCAAGCTAAGCGCGGACGCCGAGCAGTTGTATCGGCGCTGGCTCAGCCTAACCGCACTCCGCGGCGTGTTCCGGGGGTCGGTCGAAACCACTATCAACCGGTTCCATCGTGCGATCCGGGAATCCAAGCGGGAGCCTGCCACAGCGCTCATGGATGCGCTGAAGCGAGATGAAAAGCGCCGAATCCGTGCGGACGAACTCAACTCATTCGCGCAACCGTGGGGGCCCGCGACGCAAGTAATGCACGCATGGCTTGTCGGCAAAGAGGCCAAAGACTGGTTGAGCAGCGATCCGATGGATGCGCTGGCTCGCGCCGGGAATCTTGGTCTTCCTGGGGGTGACCTAACGGTCCACCACATCTTTGCTCGCCGGGTGTTGGCCGATGTCGTTGACAATCCCAACCACGCGAACAGTCCTGCGAACTACGCGCTGCTGAGCCGGTCGAGCAACTCGGAGTTTGGCGACAAACAGCCGGAGGAGGTTCTCAGCATGCTGACGCCGGACCAACGCAAGCTCGCCGCCGTCCAGTTCTTCGGCGATCCGGCAGGCGATAAACTAAAGCCCGGTCGGTACGAGGAGTTTCGCCAGTGGCGCGCCGAGCGGCTAGCAGAGTCGATCAATGACTGGTTGGGGATGGACTGATAAACGGAGAGCGAAAACCAGCATATTGGAGATAGCCGCGCCTAACTTTAGGTGGAACGGACGGGCCATAAGCGCCGTGCCATTGCTTTCCGTCGTGCTGGCCCGCCGTTCACCAAGACGTTAGGCAGCACAGCAGACGGCACCACACCTCCGAGGTCTCGACACGTGCCAACACACGAACAT
Proteins encoded in this region:
- a CDS encoding DUF262 domain-containing protein, with the protein product MRTETTTRPLRELVRGFHSGAILLPQFQRDFVWKSAKIRNLLDSLLKGFPIGGFYLWRPAGGTRDAKPKAHGKQRIAAEFVGYLIDGQQRLTSLEAAFGFYSGEDKDGAELRCYLDLKAPEVEGARDTRLFASYAGNKSVARRVEGGDLALIEVSRLFGGPDHDLRKQTDETLRLIPGWNAKRVATTLARFDRACEMLNQQVPCTTVYDVGDKEAVEVFSRLNKGGSALSQGDVRAAELARGHAVDVLTSMREFVTGERPQRLGFGFSFAFRALVVFHRESAQFSKLKPDWMDAPAQHGRSLRESWRATERAIDKSLCFVDERMGWSRRALLPSANAVIVLAAALDKAEFKLSADAEQLYRRWLSLTALRGVFRGSVETTINRFHRAIRESKREPATALMDALKRDEKRRIRADELNSFAQPWGPATQVMHAWLVGKEAKDWLSSDPMDALARAGNLGLPGGDLTVHHIFARRVLADVVDNPNHANSPANYALLSRSSNSEFGDKQPEEVLSMLTPDQRKLAAVQFFGDPAGDKLKPGRYEEFRQWRAERLAESINDWLGMD